The Syngnathus typhle isolate RoL2023-S1 ecotype Sweden linkage group LG3, RoL_Styp_1.0, whole genome shotgun sequence genome window below encodes:
- the LOC133151696 gene encoding sialic acid synthase-like, translated as MPLTFELCPGRMIGGDHPCFVIAEIGQNHQGDIEIAKKMIKMAKDCGADCAKFQKSELEHKFNKGALERPYKTKNSWGDTYGEHKRHLEFSHEQYRELQKYAKEVGIFFTASGMDEMAVEFLHEINVPFIKVASGDTNNFPYLEMVAKKGRPMVVSTGMQSMETIRRAYKTVKDHNHNFAILQCTSTYPLEPQDVNLRVIAKYQKEFPDIPIGYSGHESGIIISVAAVAMGAKVVERHVTLDKTWRGSDHAGSLEPSELAEMIRSIRLVELALGTGIKTRLPCEEPFHRKLGKSVVAKVKIPKGTVLSPDMLAVKVAEPMGVAAEDIFQLVGKTVTEDVGEDESITPEVVDGL; from the exons ATGCCTTTGACGTTTGAGCTGTGTCCTGGTAGGATGATCGGAGGGGATCATCCATgttttgttattgctgaaattGGACAAAATCATCAAGGAGACATTGAGATAGCCAAGAAAATGATCAAAATGGCAAAG GACTGTGGTGCTGACTGCGCCAAGTTCCAGAAAAGTGAGCTGGAGCACAAGTTTAACAAAGGTGCATTAGAGCGTCCTTACAAAACCAAAAACTCATGGGGAGATACCTATGGGGAACACAAACGCCACCTGGAGTTTAGCCATGAGCAGTACAGGGAGCTGCAGAAGTATGCAAAGGAAGTGGGGATCTTCTTCACTGCTTCGGGGATGGATGAG ATGGCGGTAGAGTTTCTCCATGAGATTAACGTACCTTTCATCAAAGTGGCCTCAGGAGACACCAACAATTTTCCTTATCTGGAAATGGTCGCCAAGAAAG gacgTCCCATGGTGGTGTCCACTGGAATGCAGTCCATGGAGACGATACGTCGAGCGTACAAGACAGTGAAGGATCATAACCACAACTTTGCCATCTTACAGTGTACCAGCACCTACCCTCTTGAGCCTCAAGATGTCAACCTCAGAGTGATCGCA AAATACCAGAAAGAATTTCCTGATATTCCAATTGGGTATTCTGGCCACGAGTCTGGAATCATTATTTCAGTGGCGGCTGTTGCCATGGGGGCAAAGGTTGTAGAGCGTCACGTCACACTGGACAAGACTTGGAGGGGAAGTGACCACGCAGGTTCTCTGGAGCCTTCTGAACTGGCTGAGATGATTCGGTCCATCCGATTGGTGGAGCTCGCACTAGGAACTGGAATCAAGACGAGGTTACCCTGCGAGGAGCCGTTCCACAGAAAG CTGGGGAAGTCTGTGGTGGCCAAGGTGAAGATCCCCAAAGGAACTGTCCTCAGTCCAGATATGTTGGCAGTGAAGGTGGCAGAGCCCATGGGCGTAGCGGCTGAGGACATCTTCCAGCTGGTTGGCAAAACTGTCACTGAGGATGTCGGTGAAGATGAGAGCATCACACCCGAGGTGGTGGATGGTCTTTGA
- the LOC133151695 gene encoding sialic acid synthase-like encodes MPLKFELCPGRMIGANYPCFIIAEIGQNHQGDIELAKKMIKMAKDCGADCAKFQKSELEHKFNKRALDRPYKAKHSWGDTYGEHKRHLEFNHEQYKELQKYAKEVGIFFTASGMDEMAVEFLHELNVPFFKVGSGDTNNFPYLEKTAKKGRPMIVSSGMQSLETMRRVYKTVKEHNENFAILQCTSAYPLEPEDVNLRVITEYQKEFPDIPIGYSGHESGISISVAAVALGAKIVERHITLDKTWKGSDHAASLVASELAELVRSIRLVERALGSGLKKMLPCEKPCRDKLGKSVVAKVKITKGTVISLDMLTVKVAEPMGVVAEDIFQLVGKAVTEDVGEDESVTPEVVDSYGKKAKCCG; translated from the exons ATGCCTTTAAAGTTTGAACTTTGCCCCGGTAGAATGATCGGAGCCAATTACCCGTGCTTCATTATTGCTGAAATAGGGCAAAACCATCAAGGGGACATCGAGCTTGcgaaaaaaatgatcaaaatgGCAAAG GACTGTGGTGCTGATTGTGCCAAGTTCCAAAAAAGTGAGCTGGAGCACAAGTTTAACAAACGTGCATTAGATCGTCCATACAAGGCCAAACACTCTTGGGGGGATACCTATGGAGAACACAAACGCCACCTGGAGTTCAACCATGAGCAGTACAAGGAACTGCAGAAGTATGCAAAGGAAGTGGGGATCTTCTTCACTGCTTCAGGGATGGATGAG ATGGCGGTAGAATTCCTTCACGAGCTAAATGTGCCTTTCTTTAAAGTGGGCTCAGGAGACACCAACAACTTCCCTTACCTAGAGAAGACTGCCAAGAAAG GGCGTCCCATGATTGTGTCCAGTGGGATGCAGTCTCTAGAGACGATGCGGCGGGTGTACAAAACAGTGAAGGAGCACAATGAAAATTTTGCCATCCTGCAGTGTACCAGTGCCTACCCCCTTGAGCCTGAGGATGTCAACCTCAGAGTGATCACA GAATACCAGAAAGAATTCCCTGATATTCCAATTGGGTATTCCGGCCACGAGTCTGGAATCAGTATTTCAGTGGCGGCTGTTGCTCTGGGAGCAAAGATTGTAGAGCGTCACATTACACTGGACAAGACCTGGAAAGGAAGTGACCACGCGGCATCTCTGGTGGCTTCTGAGCTGGCTGAGCTGGTTCGTTCCATCCGACTGGTGGAGAGGGCACTGGGAAGTGGGCTCAAGAAGATGCTACCTTGTGAGAAGCCGTGTCGCGACAAG CTGGGAAAGTCAGTTGTGGCCAAGGTGAAGATCACCAAAGGAACCGTCATCAGTCTAGACATGTTGACGGTGAAGGTGGCAGAGCCCATGGGCGTAGTGGCTGAGGACATCTTCCAGCTGGTTGGCAAAGCTGTCACTGAGGATGTCGGCGAAGACGAGAGTGTCACACCCGAGGTGGTGGACAGCTATGGGAAGAAAGCCAAGTGCTGTGGATAG